The sequence CAGAGCAGGTCCAGCGGGACCAGCGGGGCCGCGGTCACCCGGACGACCGTCGACGCCGGTCCGGGCTGGGGATCGGGATGCTCGCGGAACTCCGGGGCCTCCCCCGGCGTGTGCAGGACGGCGGCGCGCACGGCCGGCGCCTCAGCCCGGCGCGCCGTCGCCGGCGACCGGCAGCGGCGGCGGGACGAACGGATCGGGGTCCACCGGCCGGTTGTTGAGGTCGACGGACAGGAAGACCTCGTTGGCGACCGGGTGCCGCAGCTCCTCGGCGAGCTGGCCGATCAGCCCGGCGGTCCGCGCCAGCAGCGCGAAGCCGCGGAGCAGCTCCAGCGGCAGGCCGAGATCGGCCAGGGCCGCACCGCAGACACCGGCGCCGTTGAGCGGGAGCTGCTTGCCGAGCACCTCCCGGTGCACCCGCCCGATGGCGGCGAACAGCGACAGGTGGGGGCCGTAGAGCCCCTCCTCGGCCGCGATCTCGAACAGCCGGGGCGTGCGCGGGTCGCCCTGCTTGTGCACGTGGTGGCCCAGGCCCGGGACGAACCGCTTGGCCGTGCGCTGCGCGGTCACCGTCGCCAGGGCGAGGGCGTCCCAGCCGGCGT is a genomic window of Blastococcus sp. HT6-30 containing:
- a CDS encoding citryl-CoA lyase is translated as MSDERPGYPTALGASSLDKITLLGSDLAGDVMGRVGFGELAFWLATQRRPSQGETRVFEAVLAALADHGFTPTAIVTRLTYLSAPDSIQGALAAGLLGGGSRFLGVTEDCGRFLHDVLASVDGDLPTDDAGWDALALATVTAQRTAKRFVPGLGHHVHKQGDPRTPRLFEIAAEEGLYGPHLSLFAAIGRVHREVLGKQLPLNGAGVCGAALADLGLPLELLRGFALLARTAGLIGQLAEELRHPVANEVFLSVDLNNRPVDPDPFVPPPLPVAGDGAPG